One part of the Microbacterium saperdae genome encodes these proteins:
- a CDS encoding transglutaminase family protein gives MTAPAPASPVLPVRRWILDLGATTLLVAVSLIGFWPTFGGPSFLPAVAGGILLGLAIAAVAAWRRWGILITTGLVLAAYFVFGGALALPQTTIIGVVPTLDTLQRLVLGPVTAWKQLLTTVAPVAASDGHLLVPFLLALVVTALTASLALRLSLVAWALIPAAALLMLVIALGTPEPAFPIVQGLVFAVVAVAWLALRQIWAPQNAAVSVSDVDPSRAAHMRMRRLLAGVAVLAIAGGAGVATSAIAAPAESRHVFRDVIIPPFNIRDYPSPLQAFRKNVRDEVEKTLFTVQGLPKGARVRTAVMDQYDGMVYNVTDGGPTSSSAFTPLRSDMSPDAEGVPVTLKIAIEDYRGVWMPTAGALTDIEFDGARAEELRRSTYVNTATETAVATPVLKKGDQYTVDAVMPNEYTDEQLAELAFGTVPMPKQSNVPEELTTLAAETVSGAETAIEQARALETFLSEGGFFSHGLEGEVLSRAGHTAERISTLVGGDQMIGDDEQYAVAMALLAGEVNIPARVVMGYYPEEEQAGEAVFEATGDNVHAWVEINFEGAGWVPFSPTPPEDQVPNDTNTKPRVDPKPQVLQPPPPPQEPVDLPPTLPDDRESEDENLNLAGIIGAILLIGGISLAILAILASPFIVIGAWKAAKRRARRSAPRTSDRISGGWDELTDRAVDYGAQVGAGGTRVEEATAVASSLAVPQVTALAERADREVFGPSDPTPEDVDAFWQEVDGIVGGLGKEAGFWKRTRARLSLRSLLGGTAVSNGLQNLKDAATARVRREPGTIKNNTGTTSTSPESETP, from the coding sequence ATGACCGCTCCGGCCCCCGCGTCCCCCGTGCTTCCCGTGCGGCGCTGGATCCTCGATCTCGGCGCGACGACCCTCCTGGTCGCGGTCTCGCTCATCGGCTTCTGGCCGACGTTCGGCGGCCCCTCGTTCCTTCCCGCCGTCGCCGGAGGCATCCTCCTCGGTCTCGCGATCGCGGCCGTCGCCGCCTGGCGCCGCTGGGGCATCCTGATCACGACAGGCCTCGTGCTCGCCGCGTACTTCGTCTTCGGCGGTGCGCTGGCGCTGCCGCAGACCACGATCATCGGCGTCGTCCCCACGCTCGACACCCTGCAGCGCCTGGTGCTCGGCCCTGTCACGGCGTGGAAGCAGCTGCTGACGACCGTCGCGCCCGTCGCCGCGAGCGACGGGCACCTGCTCGTCCCGTTCCTTCTCGCGCTGGTCGTCACCGCCCTCACGGCGTCGCTGGCCCTGCGTCTCTCCCTGGTTGCCTGGGCGTTGATCCCTGCCGCGGCGCTGCTCATGCTGGTGATCGCCCTCGGCACACCGGAGCCGGCCTTCCCGATCGTGCAGGGGCTGGTCTTCGCGGTGGTCGCTGTCGCCTGGCTCGCGCTGCGCCAGATCTGGGCGCCGCAGAACGCCGCGGTCTCGGTCAGCGATGTGGACCCGTCGCGCGCCGCGCACATGCGCATGCGTCGGCTGCTCGCCGGCGTCGCGGTGCTGGCGATCGCGGGCGGAGCGGGAGTCGCGACCAGCGCGATCGCCGCGCCGGCGGAGAGCAGGCACGTCTTCCGCGACGTGATCATCCCGCCGTTCAACATCCGCGACTACCCGAGCCCGCTGCAGGCCTTCCGCAAGAACGTGAGGGACGAGGTCGAGAAGACCCTCTTCACGGTGCAGGGGCTGCCCAAGGGGGCGCGGGTCCGCACGGCGGTCATGGACCAGTACGACGGCATGGTCTACAACGTCACCGACGGCGGTCCGACGTCGTCGAGCGCGTTCACTCCGCTGCGTTCCGACATGTCGCCGGATGCCGAGGGCGTCCCGGTCACCCTCAAGATCGCGATCGAGGACTATCGCGGCGTGTGGATGCCCACGGCCGGCGCTCTGACGGACATCGAGTTCGACGGCGCCCGCGCCGAGGAACTGCGTCGGAGCACCTACGTGAACACCGCGACGGAGACCGCCGTCGCGACGCCCGTGCTGAAGAAGGGCGATCAGTACACGGTCGACGCCGTGATGCCGAACGAGTACACCGACGAGCAGCTCGCCGAGTTGGCGTTCGGGACCGTCCCGATGCCCAAGCAGAGCAACGTCCCGGAGGAGCTCACCACTCTCGCCGCGGAGACCGTCTCGGGTGCGGAGACCGCGATCGAGCAGGCCAGGGCTCTGGAGACCTTCCTCTCCGAAGGAGGGTTCTTCAGCCACGGCCTGGAGGGCGAGGTGTTGTCGCGCGCGGGCCACACCGCTGAGCGCATCTCGACGTTGGTCGGCGGCGACCAGATGATCGGCGACGACGAGCAGTACGCCGTGGCGATGGCGCTGCTCGCAGGAGAGGTCAACATCCCCGCCCGCGTCGTGATGGGGTACTACCCCGAGGAGGAGCAGGCGGGCGAGGCCGTGTTCGAGGCCACGGGCGACAACGTGCACGCCTGGGTCGAGATCAACTTCGAGGGTGCCGGGTGGGTCCCCTTCAGCCCCACCCCGCCGGAGGACCAGGTCCCCAACGACACGAACACCAAGCCGCGGGTCGACCCGAAACCGCAGGTGCTGCAGCCGCCGCCCCCGCCGCAGGAGCCGGTCGATCTGCCCCCGACGCTGCCGGACGACCGCGAGTCCGAGGACGAGAACCTGAACCTCGCCGGGATCATCGGCGCGATCCTGCTCATCGGCGGGATCTCCCTCGCGATCCTCGCGATCCTCGCGTCGCCGTTCATCGTGATCGGAGCCTGGAAGGCCGCGAAGCGGCGTGCGCGTCGCTCGGCACCGCGGACTTCGGATCGGATCAGCGGCGGCTGGGACGAGCTGACCGACCGTGCGGTCGACTACGGCGCACAGGTCGGCGCGGGCGGCACCCGCGTCGAGGAGGCCACGGCCGTCGCGAGCAGTCTCGCTGTGCCGCAGGTCACCGCGTTGGCGGAGCGTGCTGATCGAGAGGTCTTCGGACCCAGCGATCCGACTCCCGAAGACGTCGACGCCTTCTGGCAGGAGGTCGACGGCATCGTCGGCGGCCTCGGCAAGGAAGCCGGTTTCTGGAAGCGGACGAGGGCACGGCTCAGCCTGCGCTCCCTGCTCGGGGGGACGGCGGTCTCGAACGGCCTGCAGAATCTGAAGGACGCCGCCACTGCGCGCGTGCGCCGCGAACCTGGCACGATCAAGAACAACACCGGCACGACGTCCACCTCACCCGAGAGCGAGACCCCATGA
- a CDS encoding RDD family protein, producing MTLLPFGQVAPISRRAVAYLIDALIAGGLGVVLGGGLLVAASLAGGLEGTLTTLLIGGPIVSLVLLAWFVVYTLMQAGNGSIGMRAQGLRLASAIDGKPLGFGRALLRNVIFGLAGAIVVGYFSPLFDGSGRFQGWHDKVGNALMLDARAEAPASSVPSAPAAGVPASLASGAPGSASSAAPVVPGLPHPVPRTGAPFAPPTAASAPGFGQPTPPAPAASSPQPVPTPAASAPAPAAPPAPAAPAAPIPEAGDLIAFVPGITQDSAPARVAPAPAQTPPVSAPVVPPAPVIPAPDAPAPAAPEPAPAAPLASPATAPPAAAPAAAFEAEESDIEDTRISIPGHRLVFTWDDGTRVSVSRRTIFGRNPAPEDGAIIVSVRDETLSLSKTHFEAAAEVSGGWVLDRHSTNGMTIVREGQRIACPAGQRVPVRLGDAIEIGDRIVTIGGYA from the coding sequence ATGACACTGCTACCGTTCGGCCAGGTCGCGCCGATCTCCCGGCGTGCCGTGGCGTACCTCATCGATGCGCTGATCGCCGGCGGCCTCGGGGTCGTCCTCGGTGGCGGCCTGCTGGTCGCAGCCTCGCTCGCCGGTGGGCTCGAGGGCACTCTGACCACGCTTCTGATCGGCGGGCCGATCGTCAGCCTGGTGCTGCTGGCCTGGTTCGTCGTCTACACGCTGATGCAGGCGGGCAACGGTTCGATCGGCATGCGTGCGCAGGGTCTGCGCCTGGCTTCGGCGATCGACGGAAAGCCGTTGGGCTTCGGCCGTGCGCTGCTGCGCAACGTCATCTTCGGGCTGGCCGGCGCGATCGTCGTCGGCTACTTCAGCCCGTTGTTCGACGGCTCCGGACGCTTCCAGGGATGGCACGACAAGGTCGGGAACGCGCTGATGCTGGATGCCCGTGCGGAGGCGCCCGCGTCCTCCGTGCCGTCGGCACCGGCCGCGGGAGTCCCGGCGTCGCTCGCCTCCGGAGCTCCCGGATCCGCGAGCTCCGCGGCTCCCGTCGTCCCGGGCCTCCCGCACCCGGTGCCGCGCACGGGCGCGCCGTTCGCTCCGCCGACCGCCGCCTCGGCGCCCGGTTTCGGGCAGCCGACTCCTCCCGCGCCCGCCGCGTCCTCGCCGCAGCCGGTCCCCACCCCGGCCGCATCCGCACCGGCACCCGCTGCGCCTCCCGCGCCCGCCGCGCCTGCGGCCCCGATCCCCGAAGCGGGCGACCTGATCGCCTTCGTCCCCGGGATCACACAGGACTCCGCCCCTGCTCGCGTGGCACCGGCACCCGCGCAGACGCCGCCGGTGTCCGCGCCTGTCGTGCCGCCCGCACCGGTGATCCCTGCTCCGGACGCTCCCGCCCCCGCAGCACCCGAGCCGGCGCCGGCTGCTCCTCTGGCCTCGCCCGCGACCGCACCGCCGGCGGCCGCACCTGCCGCGGCTTTCGAGGCGGAGGAGTCCGACATCGAGGACACCCGCATCAGCATCCCCGGTCACCGTCTGGTGTTCACCTGGGACGACGGCACGCGCGTCTCGGTGTCGCGCCGCACGATCTTCGGCCGCAACCCCGCCCCGGAGGACGGCGCGATCATCGTCTCGGTGCGCGACGAGACCCTGTCGCTCTCGAAGACGCACTTCGAAGCGGCCGCCGAGGTCTCCGGCGGCTGGGTGCTCGACCGGCACTCGACCAACGGCATGACCATCGTGCGCGAAGGCCAGCGGATCGCCTGCCCCGCCGGGCAGCGTGTGCCCGTGCGACTGGGGGACGCCATCGAGATCGGCGACCGCATCGTGACGATCGGCGGCTACGCGTGA
- a CDS encoding PP2C family protein-serine/threonine phosphatase has protein sequence MRPGLVVSTGSATHPGLRRALNEDAHLAGAPVFIVADGMGGHEAGERASATVIAEFARFIGRSALELDDVRFALSRAREGVEELSTSGNGRAGTTLSGVVIASVDGMGYWLALNIGDSRTYRLADGELEQVSVDHSVVQELIESGELTPEDALTDRRRNIITRAIGASSTGDADYWMFPAELGDRILVCSDGLTSEVSDDRIREVLHTTSDPQAAADVLVADAVSAGGRDNITVIVVDAVSVASRPGTLLETDTDIDMDTRPREAAGGVH, from the coding sequence GTGAGGCCGGGGCTCGTCGTCTCGACCGGTTCGGCGACGCATCCGGGGCTCCGGCGCGCGCTGAACGAGGACGCGCATCTCGCCGGCGCGCCGGTGTTCATCGTCGCCGACGGCATGGGCGGCCACGAGGCGGGGGAGCGGGCCAGTGCCACGGTGATCGCCGAGTTCGCGCGCTTCATCGGTCGATCCGCCCTCGAGCTCGACGATGTGCGTTTCGCGCTGTCCCGGGCCCGCGAAGGGGTCGAGGAGCTCTCGACGTCGGGCAACGGCCGGGCCGGCACGACTCTGAGCGGCGTCGTGATCGCCTCCGTCGACGGTATGGGCTACTGGCTGGCCCTCAACATCGGGGACTCGCGCACGTACCGCCTCGCCGACGGCGAGCTCGAGCAGGTGAGCGTCGACCACTCGGTGGTGCAGGAGCTGATCGAATCGGGCGAATTGACTCCCGAGGACGCGCTCACCGATCGGCGCCGGAACATCATCACCCGGGCGATCGGCGCGAGCAGCACGGGAGACGCCGACTACTGGATGTTCCCCGCCGAGTTGGGTGACCGGATCCTGGTGTGCTCTGACGGGCTCACCTCCGAGGTGTCCGATGACCGCATCCGCGAGGTCCTCCACACCACGTCCGATCCGCAGGCGGCGGCGGACGTGCTCGTCGCGGACGCCGTGAGCGCCGGAGGCCGCGACAACATCACGGTCATCGTCGTCGATGCCGTCTCGGTCGCCTCGCGTCCCGGGACGCTGCTCGAGACCGACACGGACATCGACATGGACACGCGTCCGCGCGAAGCTGCAGGAGGGGTTCACTGA